Part of the Candidatus Woesearchaeota archaeon genome is shown below.
AGCTTCCAATAGTATCTGCCTTAATGATAATTCCCTCGCCATCGGTTTCAACAACGACGTTTTGAATCTCCTTTTGCAACTCCTTTGCCACTTCTTCAACATTGCCATCAGGTACAGAACGAATAGGCATGCCTGCAATGACTCCTTCCATATCAGGACAAGAAATTTTCACACCGGTTGCTGAAACTACCTCCTTTCGCGTCTCAAACTTCGCTTTCTTGTCTCGCATTTCCTTAAGGGAAGCAGGCTCAAAAAGTGCACGAACTTTAGTAATAATAGGACCATTCATAGAACCAATAACGAGAACATCCCCAACACGAAGTGTACCATCATAAAGAATAACGTCCATCGTTTTTCCCAGGCCCCGCTCTTCTTTCACCTCAAGAATTGTTCCCTTAGCAGGGCCCTGCGTGCTCATCTCAAGGCGTTTTTCAAGAAATTTTTGCGCAAGACCCGAAAGAACCATTAGGAGCTCCGCAAGGCCTTCTTTTGTTTTTGCAGAGATGGGAACAATACCTATCTGCGTAGTAAAATCCTCCACACGATCAAAACGCTCAGAATTAAATCCTCTCTCACTAAGATTTCCTACTAATTCATACATTTTAGTTTCAAAGTCTCTTACAACATTGGGGTCTTGCGAATTAATACTCGCAAGAACAGATCCGGGTTTTGATCGCCAACCGGGAAGAAGATCTATCTTGTTAGCTGCAACGATGAAAGGGGTTTTGTAAAATTTGAGAATTTCTAGTGCCTCAATTGTTTGCGGTTTAAACCCTTCTCGTATGTCAACTACAAGCACAGCAATATCTGCAAGATTGCCACCTCTCTTTCTTAGCGAAGTGAATGCGGCGTGTCCAGGGGTATCAATGAAAAGAAGCCCTGGAATGGTAAAATTTGCTTTTCCCCCCATGAGAGGAGCGCACACTTTGTTAATAACATCAATGGGAACTATTGAAGCACCAATTGCTTGAGTAATCGCACCTGCCTCAGTTGCAAGAATATTCGATCCTCTAATTGCATCAAGAATACTGGATTTACCGTGATCGACATGACCTAAAACAGTGCAAATAGGTGATCTTTGAGACATATTCTTTTTTAAAATCGGTCCCTTTATATTGTTTTTCTCTTCTTTTAGCAAGCATGTTTACGCAGATTGCCGAAGGAGACGTTAAGTTGTTTGTCCCAAAGGAAACGAAGATTTCAAAGGAATTACCTGTATTTTATAATCCTGTTATGCGACGCAATCGTGATTTGAGTATTCTGTTACTTAAAGCACTACAACCCACACCTGTAAACTGGGTCGTGGGTCTTCCTCTTGCTGGAACGGGCGTTAGGGCGATGAGGTTTCTCAAAGAACTTCCTTCACAGATGATTGAACGTATTGATGTAAATGATCACAGCAAAGAAGCTGTTGACCTTATCAAAGAAAATCTTAAACTCAACAATCTCTTAGGTGATGAGCGCATAAACATTTCTTGTCTTGATGCGAACACATTTCTTCAACAATCCACGGGATATCACTATATTGATATTGATCCTTTTGGCTCTCCAAATCCTTTCCTTGATCGTAGTATTGTGCGGCTCTCAAGAGGAGGTATATTAGCAATAAGTGCGACGGACACTGCTGCGCTGTGCGGAGCGTACCCCAAGGTGTGTAGAAGAAAATATTGGGCTGAAAATAGGAAAGGAGTGCGACAACATGAACGCGGTCTTCGCATATTGATTCGAAAGGTGCAGCTCATCGCAGCACAATATGACAAAGCACTTATCCCGGTGTTCTCGTATTGGCACGAGCACTACTTTCGTGTGTTTTTTCGCTGCACGAAGTCACGTGAAGAAGTTGATAAGGTATTGCGACAACAGGGTGAGATGGACGGGTTTGGACCTTTGTGGTTAGGTTCTCTTTTTGATCCATCTCTTGTTGTGAAGATGCACGACCTTGCAGCTCAAGGTGAGACGAAGAAGTTCTTAGCACTTCTTGTGGAAGAAAGCGCAGTTAATGTCGCGAGGTATTTTGACCTTCACGAGTATGCGCAGAGAAAGGGGAGGAACCCTCCTAGCACCAAAGCAGTAATAGCTGCACTAAAAACGAAGGGTTATCAAGCTGCAAGGACACACTTATGCGTAACAGGACTTATCAGTGATGCTCCTTTTGACGTGATTGAGAAGGTTATAGAAGGGTTGTGAGTTTTTGGATTATTTTGAATGCTAATAATCAGATTACTCTTGTTTTATAAATGAGTTGTACTTAATTCTAGCATGGTTGCCAAGCTTAGGAGAAGAGGGACTGTGATTCTGGAGAATTCTAAAGGAATTCTTCTTGTTTCTGGAAGAAGTAAACGATTCATGTTACCTGGTGGGAATGCACGTTCTAGAGAGCCCAGAATGGCAACAGCAATAAGAGAATTGTATGAAGAAACTGGACTTGTTGCAAAAGAAGCTAAATTTTTGTTCAAG
Proteins encoded:
- a CDS encoding translation initiation factor IF-2, whose product is MSQRSPICTVLGHVDHGKSSILDAIRGSNILATEAGAITQAIGASIVPIDVINKVCAPLMGGKANFTIPGLLFIDTPGHAAFTSLRKRGGNLADIAVLVVDIREGFKPQTIEALEILKFYKTPFIVAANKIDLLPGWRSKPGSVLASINSQDPNVVRDFETKMYELVGNLSERGFNSERFDRVEDFTTQIGIVPISAKTKEGLAELLMVLSGLAQKFLEKRLEMSTQGPAKGTILEVKEERGLGKTMDVILYDGTLRVGDVLVIGSMNGPIITKVRALFEPASLKEMRDKKAKFETRKEVVSATGVKISCPDMEGVIAGMPIRSVPDGNVEEVAKELQKEIQNVVVETDGEGIIIKADTIGSLEAMVNLFREAGIKIRRASLGDVTKKDIIDAQANAERDPLTAVILCFNTNVPEDIVVPPEVRVDKSDIIYHLLERHQEWLAQKEKEKETQVLDSLVRPCKMKIMENFVFRQSNPAVVGVDVLVGKIKVGTNVTKDGTHLTSIKSIQKEKESKSVIEAGNQVAMSFPNVTVGRQVEEGDILFADIPEEDFKKLKELKRFLKDSELEVMRELAELKRKNNPVWGI
- a CDS encoding NUDIX domain-containing protein → MVAKLRRRGTVILENSKGILLVSGRSKRFMLPGGNARSREPRMATAIRELYEETGLVAKEAKFLFKYDAGVSKIGGHLKHTKHKVFLIKAEGTARPRSDVKHIAFYKPGVDIKLTYTTKKILEKYLKTK